The Bos taurus isolate L1 Dominette 01449 registration number 42190680 breed Hereford chromosome 13, ARS-UCD2.0, whole genome shotgun sequence genome contains a region encoding:
- the DEFB116 gene encoding beta-defensin 116 yields the protein MKPCLMTISILLILVHKTPGGLFRPYYGKSQEESWNPCQLHQGTCRNACRKNELQYLTCLNHEKCCLKFFVKVQSANNVKQESNSNPSLSVTTLSNYSQI from the exons ATGAAGCCTTGTTTAATGACCATTTCCATCCTTCTGATCTTGGTTCATAAGACTCCAG GTGGCCTGTTCAGACCCTATTATGGCAAGAGCCAAGAAGAGTCTTGGAATCCATGCCAGCTTCACCAAGGCACATGCCGAAATGCCTGCAGAAAAAATGAACTTCAATACTTAACCTGTCTAAATCACGAAAAGTGCTGCCTAAAATTTTTTGTGAAAGTGCAAAGTGCAAACAATGTGAAGCAGGAGTCTAACTCCAACCCCAGTTTGTCAGTTACAACGCTTTCAAACTATTCTCAGATTTGA